One part of the Lentisphaerota bacterium genome encodes these proteins:
- a CDS encoding lactonase family protein, producing MKVVTYIGTYTDATETGIHILETDTETGAFRFVGVVRGMINATYLVCSETRPVLYAVQGIMASGLTSPAGYVAAYRISDATLTLLNRKPVTLTVPCHISLDAAETALAFAEYAHAVSGFCDLTPDGAFADTPPVTVTHAGSGPDAHRQDKAHAHCVRITPDGKCLCIADLGLDRVLAYDWPHRRNGLSPVADLTITTAPGAGPRHLVFHPNGRFAFLLNELNNTLTAYRYTGDAFIPLHTRSTLPSDFHAFSKAAALKCSGDGRRLLASNRGHDSIAAFDVDPDSGRLDLLAISRLAGAGPRDFAFIPGEAFILAGHETSNTICSYAYDAATGRLEPACGPQAIHRPVCIVFGRPVSERIDTPCGSRVS from the coding sequence ATGAAGGTTGTGACCTACATCGGCACGTATACCGACGCGACGGAGACGGGGATCCATATTCTTGAGACCGACACCGAGACGGGCGCGTTCAGGTTTGTCGGCGTGGTTCGCGGGATGATCAACGCCACCTACCTCGTCTGTTCCGAAACGCGCCCCGTCCTTTACGCCGTTCAGGGGATCATGGCTTCGGGGCTGACGTCCCCCGCTGGGTATGTCGCCGCCTACCGGATCAGCGACGCCACGTTGACGCTGCTCAATCGCAAGCCGGTTACCCTCACTGTCCCCTGCCATATCTCACTCGACGCCGCTGAGACGGCTCTGGCCTTCGCCGAATACGCCCATGCCGTGTCCGGTTTCTGCGACCTGACCCCCGACGGCGCGTTTGCCGACACGCCGCCGGTCACCGTCACCCACGCGGGCAGCGGCCCCGATGCCCATCGTCAGGACAAGGCCCACGCCCACTGCGTCCGCATCACGCCCGACGGCAAATGCCTCTGTATCGCCGATCTCGGCCTCGACCGTGTTCTGGCGTATGACTGGCCGCACCGCCGGAACGGACTTTCACCCGTGGCAGACCTCACGATCACGACCGCGCCCGGTGCAGGCCCCCGCCACCTGGTCTTCCATCCCAACGGCCGATTCGCCTTTCTCTTGAACGAACTCAACAACACGCTCACGGCGTACCGCTATACGGGCGATGCCTTCATCCCGCTGCACACGCGCAGCACGCTTCCATCGGACTTTCATGCCTTCAGCAAAGCCGCCGCGCTCAAATGCTCGGGCGACGGCCGACGCCTCCTCGCCTCCAACCGCGGCCACGACAGCATCGCCGCGTTTGATGTCGATCCCGATTCCGGACGCTTGGACCTTCTAGCGATTTCCAGGCTCGCCGGCGCTGGCCCCCGTGATTTCGCCTTCATCCCCGGAGAGGCATTCATTCTCGCCGGACATGAAACCTCCAACACCATCTGCTCCTATGCCTACGACGCCGCCACCGGACGACTGGAGCCGGCCTGCGGCCCCCAGGCCATCCACCGCCCCGTCTGCATCGTATTCGGTCGGCCGGTTAGTGAACGCATTGACACCCCGTGCGGTTCCCGTGTAAGCTGA
- a CDS encoding lysophospholipid acyltransferase family protein, with protein MTSLKGFSTMDTKPAPIFTIPPEKGPNRLCRLLLRPTHSLIERAMGLREIDNIYAGACKLNPEKPFSDRILASMGVAYSYSETDLAGVPKTGPVVIVANHPFGGVEGIVLLSLLRRVRPDVRVMANYILHAIPEMRDDFIFVDPFGSTGSARANLKPIKECMAWLKQGGLLIVFPAGEVSGYDRRANRVRDNVWSPSIAAIIRKTEATVVPMFFPGRNSTLFNAAGVIHPRLRTLMLVRQLINTRGRRLLVRIGSPLTWKNLEGVATDDAVLITYLRFRCYLLDERATRRQRRLFLENHPRALPQDPIIAPEPLECQLKEIEQLPPEAKLVESGDLAVYIARSSQIPSILREIGRLREITFRAVGEGTGNEIDLDDFDYYYNHAFLWNRVRQEVIGSYRLGLADEIVRDHGVQGLYTHTLFKFDERLMDRIQPAIEMGRSFIRPEYQKAYISLYLLWKGISIYIGQNPHYRVLFGPVSITNEYREASRGMILACMRQICMAGDLVSFVAPRIPPKPPRRAEWCMKEYQQFLGDLELMATLVAEIEPDHKDIPILLRQYLKLNGKLLSFNVDPEFSSVVDGLIMVELSQTSPKTLRRYMGNETADAYLRYHGIAESGAPPA; from the coding sequence ATGACCTCCTTGAAAGGATTTTCTACGATGGACACGAAACCAGCGCCGATCTTCACCATTCCGCCGGAGAAGGGGCCGAACCGTTTGTGCCGGCTGCTCCTGCGTCCCACCCACAGCCTGATCGAGCGTGCGATGGGCCTCCGTGAGATTGACAACATCTATGCCGGCGCCTGCAAACTCAATCCAGAAAAGCCCTTCTCAGACCGCATCCTCGCATCCATGGGGGTCGCCTATTCCTATTCGGAAACGGATCTGGCGGGTGTTCCCAAGACAGGCCCGGTGGTCATTGTGGCCAACCACCCCTTCGGTGGCGTCGAGGGAATCGTGCTCCTGTCGTTGCTGCGACGCGTCCGCCCGGACGTGCGCGTGATGGCCAATTACATCCTGCACGCCATACCGGAGATGCGCGACGATTTTATTTTTGTCGATCCCTTTGGTTCGACCGGTTCGGCACGAGCCAACCTCAAGCCGATCAAAGAATGTATGGCGTGGTTGAAGCAGGGCGGGTTGCTCATTGTCTTTCCGGCAGGCGAGGTGTCTGGTTACGACCGCCGAGCCAACCGCGTGCGCGACAACGTCTGGAGCCCGAGCATTGCCGCGATCATCCGGAAGACCGAAGCCACCGTCGTGCCGATGTTTTTTCCCGGCCGCAACAGCACGCTTTTCAATGCGGCTGGCGTGATCCATCCCCGCCTGCGCACGCTGATGCTGGTGCGTCAATTGATCAATACGCGCGGGCGCCGCCTGCTGGTGCGCATCGGTTCACCGCTGACCTGGAAGAACCTGGAAGGGGTCGCCACCGATGACGCAGTGCTGATCACCTACCTGCGTTTCCGCTGTTACCTCCTTGACGAGCGGGCCACCCGCCGCCAAAGGCGTCTCTTTCTGGAAAATCATCCCCGCGCGCTCCCTCAGGATCCGATCATCGCGCCTGAGCCGCTGGAGTGTCAGTTGAAAGAAATAGAACAACTGCCGCCGGAAGCCAAACTCGTCGAAAGCGGGGATTTGGCCGTGTACATCGCCCGGTCGTCCCAGATCCCCTCAATCCTCAGGGAAATCGGCCGTTTGCGCGAGATCACCTTCCGCGCCGTCGGCGAAGGGACCGGCAACGAGATCGATCTGGATGACTTTGACTACTACTATAACCATGCGTTTCTCTGGAACCGCGTCCGCCAGGAGGTCATCGGCAGCTACCGCCTCGGCCTTGCCGATGAGATCGTCCGCGACCACGGCGTGCAGGGACTTTACACCCACACGCTCTTCAAGTTCGACGAACGCCTCATGGATCGCATCCAACCGGCGATCGAGATGGGCCGGTCATTCATCCGCCCCGAATATCAGAAGGCCTACATCTCGCTTTATCTGCTGTGGAAGGGCATATCGATCTATATCGGCCAAAACCCCCATTACCGCGTGCTCTTCGGTCCGGTGAGCATCACCAACGAGTACCGGGAGGCGTCTCGCGGGATGATCCTTGCCTGCATGCGGCAGATCTGCATGGCCGGGGATCTGGTTTCGTTTGTCGCCCCGCGCATTCCGCCCAAACCGCCGCGGCGGGCCGAGTGGTGCATGAAGGAGTATCAACAGTTTCTGGGCGACCTCGAACTCATGGCCACCCTGGTCGCGGAGATCGAACCCGATCATAAGGACATCCCCATCCTGCTCCGCCAATACCTCAAGTTGAATGGCAAGTTGCTCTCCTTCAATGTCGATCCTGAATTCAGTTCGGTCGTAGACGGACTGATCATGGTCGAACTGTCGCAGACATCGCCCAAAACCCTCCGCCGCTACATGGGCAATGAGACGGCCGACGCCTATCTCCGTTACCACGGCATCGCCGAGTCAGGCGCACCCCCCGCATGA
- a CDS encoding tryptophan synthase subunit alpha, with product MNRFQRVFGRLAAQNRKALVAYFTAGDPGFEASYAVMHAACSAGVDILEMGVPFSDATSDGPVIQAAARRALDAGMTLGRVFELAAKLRVAHPETPLVLFSYYNPLLAYGVDRLGAAVEAAGIDGLLIVDLPPEESAELTGRLGGRDLPLIRLVAPTTPDERMRLIAAGAGGFLYLITRTGVTGSGMLDRAAVARQAKALQALSAIPVCLGFGISTPADARELGPLADGIVIGSAWVSLAHEAGADAPQAISVRVAEIRTALDR from the coding sequence ATGAATCGTTTTCAACGCGTCTTCGGCCGTCTGGCCGCACAGAACCGTAAAGCGCTGGTCGCCTACTTCACGGCGGGCGACCCCGGATTCGAAGCCAGTTACGCGGTGATGCATGCCGCGTGCTCGGCGGGTGTTGACATTCTGGAAATGGGCGTCCCGTTCTCTGACGCCACCAGCGACGGACCCGTGATACAAGCTGCGGCCCGCCGCGCATTGGACGCTGGCATGACCCTGGGGCGCGTGTTCGAACTCGCTGCGAAGCTGCGGGTGGCGCATCCCGAGACGCCGCTTGTCTTATTCAGCTACTACAATCCGCTGCTCGCCTATGGGGTGGACCGCTTGGGTGCGGCAGTTGAAGCCGCAGGGATTGACGGCCTGCTCATCGTCGACCTGCCGCCCGAGGAGTCGGCCGAGCTCACCGGGCGTCTGGGTGGTCGCGACCTGCCGCTGATCCGCCTCGTTGCGCCGACGACTCCCGATGAGCGGATGCGTCTCATCGCCGCCGGCGCGGGAGGGTTCCTCTATCTGATCACCCGCACGGGCGTCACCGGATCAGGCATGCTGGATCGGGCCGCCGTCGCCCGTCAGGCCAAGGCCCTGCAGGCGCTCAGCGCCATCCCCGTCTGCCTCGGGTTCGGCATCAGCACACCCGCAGACGCCCGCGAGCTGGGTCCGCTCGCCGACGGGATCGTCATCGGTAGCGCGTGGGTCTCGCTGGCGCATGAGGCGGGCGCCGACGCGCCGCAGGCCATCAGTGTGAGGGTCGCGGAGATTCGCACCGCGTTGGATCGGTGA
- the pheS gene encoding phenylalanine--tRNA ligase subunit alpha — protein sequence MTLAELEKMGGEALASAAGAADLAALDQVRVCYFGRNGLIPALVKQMKDVPAEDRPVFGKQLNAWRGQLETLLEARKVELATPVTQGPAFDGSLPGRWHGTGAAHPISQVIESVARIFAKLGFAVADGPDIENTFNNFTALNTAPHHPSMDAADTFWLDDDRLLRTQTSPVQIRVMTSHQPPVRIITPGRCYRRDTTDATHSANFHQVEGLYVDTKPVSLADLKSTLAYFAREMMGPDVGVRFRPHFFPFTEPSVEVDFSCHVCGGAGCRVCKMSGWIEIAGAGMVDPRVYRFVGYDPESVYGYAFGMGVERIAMIKYGIKDIRSLYENDVRFLGQFA from the coding sequence ATGACGTTGGCAGAACTGGAAAAGATGGGCGGAGAGGCACTGGCCTCGGCGGCGGGCGCGGCAGATCTCGCCGCGCTGGATCAGGTGCGGGTTTGCTACTTCGGCCGAAACGGGCTGATCCCGGCGCTGGTGAAGCAGATGAAGGACGTGCCAGCGGAGGACCGACCGGTCTTTGGCAAGCAACTGAACGCCTGGCGCGGCCAACTGGAGACCTTGCTGGAGGCTCGCAAGGTTGAACTGGCGACGCCCGTCACGCAGGGGCCTGCCTTTGACGGCTCCTTGCCGGGACGCTGGCACGGCACCGGCGCGGCGCATCCGATCTCGCAGGTGATCGAGTCGGTCGCGCGCATCTTCGCCAAGCTGGGGTTCGCCGTGGCTGACGGACCCGATATCGAGAATACCTTCAATAATTTTACGGCGCTGAACACCGCGCCGCACCACCCGTCGATGGATGCGGCGGACACGTTCTGGCTCGATGACGACCGACTCTTGCGCACCCAGACCTCGCCGGTGCAGATCCGGGTCATGACCAGCCACCAGCCGCCCGTGCGGATCATCACGCCGGGCCGGTGCTACCGCCGGGACACCACCGACGCCACCCACAGCGCCAACTTCCATCAGGTGGAGGGGCTCTATGTCGACACCAAACCGGTTTCGCTGGCCGACCTCAAATCGACGCTCGCGTATTTCGCCCGGGAGATGATGGGGCCTGATGTCGGCGTTCGTTTCCGTCCGCACTTTTTCCCCTTCACCGAACCCAGCGTGGAGGTCGACTTCTCCTGCCACGTCTGCGGCGGCGCGGGGTGCCGGGTCTGCAAAATGAGCGGATGGATCGAGATCGCCGGTGCCGGCATGGTCGACCCTCGCGTCTATCGCTTTGTCGGCTATGATCCCGAGTCGGTCTATGGCTACGCCTTCGGCATGGGCGTCGAACGGATCGCCATGATCAAATACGGGATCAAGGATATCCGGAGCCTCTACGAGAACGACGTGCGGTTCCTGGGACAGTTCGCTTGA
- the ettA gene encoding energy-dependent translational throttle protein EttA translates to MAGEYVFNLISLTKQHEKKTILSEVSLSFFFGAHIGVIGGNGSGKSSLLRILAGEDRDFMGQCQVARNARIGWLPQEPQLTPGKTVMDCVQEGVVVAQGILARYDAICDKLGEGPSAAETTRLNDELGRLQEAIDAQDLWNLDHLVELAMEALRLPPPDARVDTLSGGERRRVALCRLLISNPDVLLLDEPTNHLDADSVAWIESYLKKFTGTLVVVTHDRYFLNNVTEWMLELDAGRAYPYKGNYESWLEQKQQLMQRESKQMESRRRLLEHELQWVRTNPSGRRARSKARLTRYEELANQQVDTREDELRIQIPPGPRLGDLVVRAANLGMSFGDNQLFENVSFDLPRGGIVGVIGGNGSGKTTLFNLITGKLAPTTGTLTVGPTVAVSYVDQLRDALDAAHTVYEEITGGSEFVDLGGRPMNGRAYCSRFNFKGAEQQKRVGTLSGGERNRVHLAKLLRRGGNLLLLDEPTNDLDVTTLRSLEEAVTSFGGCAMVISHDRWFLDRVATHILAFEGDSAVTWFEGSYSDYHEQRRKLLGDAADRPSRIRFRPIRHT, encoded by the coding sequence ATGGCTGGCGAATATGTCTTCAATCTGATCAGTCTCACGAAGCAACACGAGAAAAAGACCATTCTGAGCGAAGTCAGTCTTTCGTTCTTCTTCGGCGCGCACATCGGCGTGATCGGCGGCAATGGGTCCGGCAAGTCGTCGCTGTTGCGCATCCTCGCAGGCGAGGATCGCGATTTCATGGGGCAATGCCAAGTCGCCCGGAACGCCCGCATCGGCTGGCTGCCGCAGGAGCCGCAGCTCACTCCGGGCAAGACGGTCATGGACTGCGTCCAGGAGGGCGTCGTCGTGGCTCAGGGGATTTTGGCGCGCTATGATGCCATCTGCGACAAACTGGGAGAAGGGCCGTCCGCCGCCGAGACGACCCGGCTCAACGACGAGCTCGGCCGGCTGCAGGAGGCCATCGACGCTCAGGACCTGTGGAATCTGGACCACCTTGTCGAACTCGCCATGGAGGCGCTCCGGTTGCCTCCCCCGGACGCGCGGGTCGACACCCTCTCGGGCGGCGAACGCCGCCGCGTGGCTCTGTGCCGTCTCCTCATCTCCAACCCCGACGTCCTGCTGCTCGACGAGCCGACCAATCATCTCGACGCCGATTCGGTTGCGTGGATCGAGTCCTACCTGAAGAAGTTCACCGGCACGCTGGTGGTCGTCACGCATGACCGTTATTTTCTCAACAACGTCACGGAGTGGATGCTGGAGTTGGACGCCGGTCGCGCCTACCCCTACAAGGGCAACTACGAAAGCTGGCTCGAACAGAAGCAACAGCTCATGCAGCGCGAGTCCAAGCAGATGGAGAGTCGGCGCCGCCTCTTGGAGCACGAACTGCAGTGGGTACGGACCAATCCCTCCGGCCGCCGGGCCAGAAGCAAGGCCCGTCTCACCCGATACGAAGAACTGGCCAATCAGCAGGTCGATACGCGGGAGGACGAATTGCGTATTCAGATTCCGCCCGGTCCGCGCCTCGGCGATCTGGTGGTCCGTGCCGCCAATCTGGGGATGTCTTTCGGTGATAACCAGCTCTTCGAGAACGTCTCGTTCGACCTCCCGCGCGGCGGCATCGTCGGTGTAATCGGCGGCAACGGATCAGGCAAGACCACCCTCTTTAATCTGATCACGGGGAAGCTGGCCCCGACCACCGGCACGCTCACCGTCGGCCCGACGGTGGCCGTCTCCTATGTGGACCAGCTTCGCGACGCCCTCGACGCCGCGCACACCGTCTACGAGGAGATTACCGGCGGATCAGAGTTCGTGGACCTTGGCGGACGTCCCATGAACGGCAGAGCCTACTGCAGCCGGTTCAACTTCAAGGGAGCCGAGCAGCAAAAGCGCGTGGGCACCCTTTCCGGCGGCGAGCGCAACCGCGTCCACCTCGCCAAGCTGCTCCGCCGCGGCGGGAATCTGCTGCTGCTTGACGAGCCGACCAACGACCTCGACGTCACCACACTCCGGTCTCTCGAAGAGGCGGTCACCTCCTTCGGCGGCTGTGCCATGGTCATCAGCCATGACCGCTGGTTTCTCGACCGCGTGGCGACCCACATCCTGGCTTTCGAGGGCGACTCGGCCGTCACCTGGTTTGAAGGCTCCTACTCCGACTACCACGAGCAGCGACGCAAACTGCTGGGCGACGCCGCCGACCGCCCCAGCCGCATCCGCTTCCGTCCCATCCGGCACACGTAA
- a CDS encoding EamA family transporter, translating into MSLLLIVSLVWAFSFGLIGSSLKGVHPDVVSFIRLTLAAAVFVPFARRIPWTRILQFAGIGAIQFGVMYHAYNWSFQFLKGHEIALLTVTTPFFITALNDLQRRRFAPINAILATLAVLGALIVKAGGTVAQPPLVGVLLIQLSNLAFAFGQLAYRRLYAGAAERTQPGDASVFFYCYAGAALVTAPLASIHLVDTFVRLTRGQLAALLYLGIIASGMSFFLWNRGARHTSAGTLAVMNNLKIPLAVLVSFLVFGEKANLPRLIAGGGLVFAAALLPTRKETWT; encoded by the coding sequence ATGAGTCTTCTGCTGATTGTTTCGCTGGTTTGGGCCTTCTCGTTCGGGCTGATCGGCAGCTCTCTGAAGGGGGTCCATCCGGACGTGGTTTCATTCATCCGGCTGACCCTGGCTGCAGCCGTTTTCGTTCCGTTCGCCCGCCGTATCCCCTGGACGCGCATCCTCCAGTTTGCGGGCATTGGCGCCATCCAGTTCGGCGTGATGTACCATGCCTATAACTGGTCGTTTCAATTTCTCAAGGGTCACGAGATCGCGCTGCTCACAGTCACCACGCCTTTCTTTATAACCGCGCTCAATGACCTCCAGCGCCGCCGATTTGCCCCGATCAACGCGATTCTGGCCACGCTGGCCGTGCTCGGCGCACTCATCGTCAAAGCCGGCGGAACAGTGGCGCAACCTCCGCTGGTCGGCGTTCTGCTGATCCAGCTTTCCAACCTCGCTTTCGCCTTCGGACAGCTCGCCTACAGGCGCCTCTATGCGGGTGCGGCCGAACGGACGCAGCCCGGCGATGCAAGCGTCTTCTTTTATTGCTACGCCGGCGCCGCGCTGGTCACGGCGCCGCTCGCCAGCATCCATCTGGTTGACACCTTCGTCCGTCTGACGCGCGGTCAGCTTGCCGCCCTGCTCTACCTGGGTATCATCGCCTCGGGGATGAGTTTCTTCTTGTGGAACCGGGGCGCCCGCCACACCTCGGCCGGCACACTCGCCGTGATGAACAATCTAAAGATCCCGTTAGCGGTCCTGGTCTCCTTTCTCGTCTTTGGCGAAAAGGCGAATCTGCCGCGTCTGATCGCCGGCGGCGGACTCGTTTTCGCCGCCGCGCTCCTCCCCACCCGCAAGGAAACCTGGACATGA
- the thiE gene encoding thiamine phosphate synthase — MIERFGLYLVMTNPVAGYERCAEAAVQARLRYLQLRMKRVPREHVEATARAVRAITAGSTTRFILNDDADLAARIGADGVHLGQTDEPIHAARARHPNLLFGLSTHDAIQAGAACANQPDYIGVGPVFATPTKEIPDPTLGLDTLGAIIRQSPVTTVAIGGIHAGNLPDVLRAGAINFAVVRDVCASANPYDVIRRLQDIWERFTDPTRCESPRPSH; from the coding sequence ATGATCGAACGGTTCGGCCTTTATCTGGTGATGACCAATCCCGTCGCGGGTTACGAACGGTGTGCTGAGGCCGCCGTCCAGGCCCGCCTCCGCTATCTGCAGCTTCGCATGAAGCGCGTCCCCCGCGAGCACGTTGAGGCTACAGCCCGTGCGGTGCGGGCGATTACGGCAGGCTCCACAACCCGGTTCATTCTGAATGACGACGCCGACCTGGCCGCGCGCATCGGCGCGGATGGCGTCCATCTGGGCCAGACCGACGAGCCGATCCACGCGGCTCGCGCCCGCCACCCGAACCTGCTCTTCGGCCTCTCCACGCATGACGCGATTCAGGCAGGGGCCGCGTGCGCGAATCAGCCGGATTACATCGGAGTCGGACCGGTCTTCGCCACACCGACCAAGGAGATTCCAGACCCGACCCTGGGACTCGACACGCTGGGTGCCATCATCCGCCAGTCGCCCGTCACCACCGTGGCCATCGGCGGCATCCACGCCGGAAACCTCCCCGATGTCCTGCGCGCGGGCGCCATCAACTTCGCCGTCGTTCGTGACGTTTGTGCCAGCGCGAACCCTTACGACGTTATCCGCCGGTTGCAGGATATCTGGGAACGCTTCACCGATCCAACGCGGTGCGAATCTCCGCGACCCTCACACTGA
- a CDS encoding MFS transporter, producing the protein MVVLVGMGEHMAERFLPLYLQELAQSSTAILAIGVLAGMDDLLSALYSFPGGYLSDRLGTKRALLVFNLLSMLGYLCVILIRTWWAVFIGAALFISWSAISLPATMDILAKVVPKNRRTLGVSVLALVRRIPKMLGPIAGGACIAVWGVERGVRAAFMAALLLALIAAVLQQRFIVDDGTGERVAEPNPLRLWREMPDGLRNLLASDILIRFCERIPDAFVVIWVTRTVLNPVSELTFGWLSAIENIAAVLVYIPVAYMADHFGKKPFVLITFAFFTCFPLALLHAHSLAPLIAVFVLRGLKEFGEPTRKALIMDLAPEGRKAAMFGLYYLIRDVLVAFAAFGGALLWRVSPELNLKVAFAFGIAGTVWFAFKGRNCTLTAAVTKDHQS; encoded by the coding sequence ATGGTTGTCCTGGTGGGCATGGGCGAGCACATGGCCGAGCGTTTTTTGCCGCTTTATCTGCAAGAACTGGCTCAATCATCGACGGCCATTCTGGCGATCGGGGTGTTGGCGGGCATGGATGATCTGCTCTCTGCGCTCTACTCCTTCCCCGGCGGGTATTTGAGCGACCGGCTCGGCACCAAACGTGCTTTGCTGGTTTTTAATCTGCTCTCCATGCTCGGCTACCTGTGTGTGATCCTGATTCGAACGTGGTGGGCGGTGTTTATTGGCGCTGCCTTATTCATCTCCTGGTCGGCGATCTCCCTCCCGGCCACCATGGATATCCTCGCCAAGGTCGTGCCGAAGAACCGGCGCACTCTCGGCGTCTCGGTGCTCGCCCTGGTGAGGCGGATTCCCAAGATGCTGGGGCCGATTGCGGGCGGCGCCTGCATCGCGGTCTGGGGCGTCGAGCGCGGCGTGCGCGCGGCATTCATGGCCGCGCTGCTGCTTGCGCTCATCGCCGCCGTTCTGCAGCAACGGTTCATTGTCGACGACGGGACGGGCGAACGAGTCGCTGAGCCCAATCCCTTGCGCCTCTGGCGAGAGATGCCCGACGGATTGAGGAATCTGCTCGCGTCAGACATCCTGATCCGTTTCTGTGAACGCATCCCGGATGCCTTTGTGGTGATATGGGTCACCCGCACCGTGCTGAATCCCGTATCGGAATTGACATTCGGATGGCTATCCGCGATCGAAAACATTGCGGCTGTCCTGGTCTACATTCCGGTAGCCTACATGGCCGATCATTTTGGAAAAAAACCCTTTGTGCTCATCACGTTCGCCTTCTTCACGTGTTTCCCGCTTGCGCTTCTGCATGCCCACTCACTCGCCCCGCTCATCGCGGTATTTGTGCTTCGCGGGCTCAAGGAGTTTGGCGAGCCCACCCGCAAGGCGCTGATCATGGATCTCGCTCCCGAAGGACGCAAAGCCGCCATGTTTGGGCTGTACTACCTGATTCGTGACGTGCTCGTTGCCTTTGCCGCCTTCGGCGGCGCGCTGCTGTGGCGTGTGTCGCCGGAACTGAATCTGAAAGTGGCCTTTGCCTTCGGCATCGCGGGGACCGTGTGGTTCGCCTTCAAGGGGCGCAACTGCACCCTGACTGCCGCCGTGACGAAGGACCATCAGTCGTAA
- a CDS encoding O-antigen ligase family protein, with protein sequence MALDALSHRPDGPSDHAESRHQHARLPQSRGWCPLGPDCSECRPALRPRRSGNGGRDNKMKRAGRGFEYLAGCGLVAALALAPTQWSFTAMRGVNVSPADLLLLPVAACWLLGVLINGRWRRLIPFRRPACGIAPHPFWRFWPHALLALIAALSVGVAADRAAAVKEVVQITLYLIVAPLLVFDFVRPADTLEPRRLALVLAALLAPLLINVSVAFIQYVQPRLPDFAIRGLFLNRNVLGGFLALTAPILFGLVADSRSRLLRGGALLVLLVAMTVILAGAAYAAITLVLLLLAAWKGARLFLTTAVCLTLWQVCVLPRLPRENDLAHFRSVALYDAAGVPERRYPEWQAAASLILTHPLTGVGAGNYQREIGQYYDVVPNATGPCEPDTQNLHLVLAASLGLPALFVWMAVLGRAFCAAAGAARGRPSWQTGLAGGLMAGIGAFALTALWHPLLVRGIGISLAAIVALAHAMTRCHGALSVPNTAEPA encoded by the coding sequence ATGGCACTGGATGCGCTATCCCATCGCCCGGACGGCCCATCCGATCACGCTGAAAGCAGGCACCAACACGCTCGCCTTCCTCAATCGCGAGGATGGTGTCCGCTTGGACCAGATTGTTCTGAGTGCAGACCGGCGCTTCGTCCCCGTCGATCAGGAAACGGTGGGAGAGATAACAAAATGAAGCGGGCCGGACGCGGGTTCGAATACCTTGCGGGATGCGGATTGGTGGCTGCGTTAGCGCTGGCGCCGACCCAATGGTCTTTCACAGCCATGCGTGGGGTGAATGTCTCGCCCGCCGACCTGCTGCTGTTGCCCGTTGCCGCATGCTGGCTGCTCGGCGTCCTGATCAACGGCCGCTGGCGTCGGCTGATACCGTTCCGGAGACCCGCCTGTGGAATCGCGCCGCACCCGTTCTGGCGCTTCTGGCCGCATGCGCTCCTGGCGCTAATCGCCGCACTTTCGGTCGGTGTCGCGGCCGACCGGGCAGCCGCCGTCAAGGAGGTTGTCCAAATCACGCTGTACCTGATCGTCGCTCCCCTGCTCGTTTTCGACTTTGTCCGGCCTGCGGATACGCTCGAACCCCGGCGGCTGGCGCTCGTGCTCGCGGCGCTCCTCGCTCCGCTGCTCATCAACGTCTCCGTGGCCTTCATTCAGTATGTCCAGCCGCGACTTCCAGACTTTGCGATTCGTGGTCTGTTTCTCAACCGGAATGTGCTGGGAGGATTTCTGGCGCTGACCGCGCCGATCCTGTTCGGCCTTGTGGCCGATTCCAGAAGCCGATTGCTGCGCGGCGGCGCACTCCTTGTTCTGCTGGTCGCGATGACCGTCATACTGGCCGGAGCCGCCTATGCCGCGATCACGCTGGTGCTGCTGTTGCTCGCCGCATGGAAAGGCGCGCGTCTGTTCCTGACGACCGCCGTCTGTTTGACGCTCTGGCAGGTGTGCGTCCTGCCGCGCCTTCCGCGCGAAAATGATCTCGCCCACTTCCGATCGGTCGCGCTTTATGATGCGGCCGGCGTCCCGGAACGCCGCTACCCCGAATGGCAGGCGGCCGCATCGCTGATCCTCACCCATCCGCTGACAGGCGTAGGCGCGGGAAATTACCAACGCGAGATCGGCCAGTACTACGACGTGGTCCCCAATGCCACCGGTCCGTGCGAGCCAGACACCCAGAATCTCCACCTGGTCCTTGCCGCTTCACTGGGTCTGCCTGCGCTGTTTGTCTGGATGGCCGTGCTGGGCCGGGCTTTCTGTGCTGCCGCAGGCGCCGCGCGGGGCCGCCCAAGCTGGCAGACCGGGCTTGCCGGCGGGCTGATGGCCGGCATCGGCGCGTTTGCCCTGACGGCGCTGTGGCACCCGCTGCTGGTGCGCGGCATCGGCATTTCTCTGGCCGCAATCGTCGCCTTGGCGCATGCGATGACCCGCTGCCACGGCGCCCTGTCTGTGCCAAACACGGCTGAACCCGCATGA